The genomic stretch TAGGTTGATGGCCTTCCTATTCCCAACTCTTCAAGCGTTTTAACTAATCTTGCTTCCGTGTAACGCGGTGGCGGCTGCGTATAATGTTGTTTTGGCTCAATATCTTTTGAATAAGCTACTTCCCCTTCTTCTAGGTTAGGAAGTTGCTTTTCTTTTTCTTCAACTTGGTCATCGCTACCTTCTACATATAGCTTCATAAACCCAGGAAATTTCACTTTTGAACCATTTGCCCGAAACGTTACTTCACCATTTTTTAAGTCAACAGCCATAGTATCCATTACTGCTGAAGACATTTGACTGGCTAAGAAACGTTCCCACACAAGCTTATATAAACGAAACTGATCTCTCGATAAGAATTCCTTTACATCCGAAGGCTTACGCATTGCTGAAGTTGGCCGAATTGCTTCGTGAGCATCCTGTGAGTTGGTTTGTTTCTTTTCTTTTTTCTTTTCTTGTGCCAAATAATCATTGCCATATGCGTTTAAAATATATTCTTTTGCTTCTTCTTGCGCCGTTTCAGAGATTCGGGTTGAATCAGTACGCATGTACGTAATTAAACCAACGGTTCCTTCTTTTCCTAAATCAATACCTTCGTATAACTGCTGTGCAATCATCATTGTTTTCTTTGCTCTAAAGTTCAGCTTTCGTGCTGCTTCTTGTTGAAGAGAAGAAGTTGTAAAGGAAGGAGCAGGATTTCGCTTTCTTTCTTTTTTTGTTACTTTTGAAATCTTAAACTCGTTACCTTCTACCGTCTGAAGAATGGCTTTTACTTCTTCTTCATTAGAAAGGTTTGCCTTCTTTCCTTTGTACTCAATTAATGATCCCTCAAACTGATCGTTATCTTTTTGGAAAGTTGCTTGAACCGTCCAATACTCTTCTGGCTCAAAGTCCGTAATTTCTTTTTCACGATCAATGATTAAGCGTACTGCAATGGATTGAACACGTCCAGCACTTAATCCTTTTTTCACTTTCTTCCATAGTAACGGACTAATGTTATATCCCACTAATCGGTCCAAAATACGTCTTGCTTGCTGTGCATCAACTAAATCCATATTGATTGCACGTGGATGTTTAAAAGACTCTTTGATGGCATCTTTTGTAATTTCATTAAATACAACGCGACAGTCTGATGCAATATCTACATCTAAGCTATGAGCTAAGTGCCATGCAATAGCTTCACCTTCACGATCTGGATCGGCTGCTAAATAGATTTTTTTCGCTTTTTTAGCCGCTGTTTTCAAATCTTTTAGTACCGGTCCTTTACCTCGAATGGTAATATATCTTGGATCGTAGTTGTGTTCTGTATCAATTCCCATTTGACTTTTTGGTAAATCGCGAACATGTCCCATCGATGCTTTTACTTTATATTTTTTTCCTAAATATCGCTCAATTGTTTTAGCCTTAGCAGGCGATTCTACAATTACTAGGTAGTCAGACATCTATTTGCTCCTCCTCAAGAGGTAAAATAAAACCTTCATTATTAATTAATCTTTTTTTATCATATTGTATCAAATGCTTTTCTCTAAATTTCGTTATGTTTCAGTAATACTCTTTCATCTTACAAATCATACATCTTTCCAAATAAAAATTATCTGAGACTTTGGAATCGATGTAATTCACTTATTATATCTGTAGGGTTTTGTACAAGCTTTGCCCCCATTTGAATCAACTTGTTTACTCCTTTTGAAGCATCATCTGTAATAGGGCCAGGTATAGCAAATACTTCTCTTCCTTGCTGAAGTGCTTGGTCAGCTGTAATAAATGAACCACTTCGCTCTTTAGCTTGAACCACAACTGTACCACTTGTCAAGCCACTAATGATTCGATTCCGTTTTGGAAAGTGCCACTTGGCTGGTTTAGTGGGTGGTGGATACTCTGATACTAAAAGGTGGTGACGAGCAATTTCATTTGCTAATGGAAGATTATGCTTTGGATAGATATTATAAAAGCCACTTCCTAAAACTGCAATAGTTTTTGCTTGTTTAGCAACAGCTAACTGATGAGCAGCCGTGT from Bacillus sp. 1780r2a1 encodes the following:
- the topA gene encoding type I DNA topoisomerase, whose product is MSDYLVIVESPAKAKTIERYLGKKYKVKASMGHVRDLPKSQMGIDTEHNYDPRYITIRGKGPVLKDLKTAAKKAKKIYLAADPDREGEAIAWHLAHSLDVDIASDCRVVFNEITKDAIKESFKHPRAINMDLVDAQQARRILDRLVGYNISPLLWKKVKKGLSAGRVQSIAVRLIIDREKEITDFEPEEYWTVQATFQKDNDQFEGSLIEYKGKKANLSNEEEVKAILQTVEGNEFKISKVTKKERKRNPAPSFTTSSLQQEAARKLNFRAKKTMMIAQQLYEGIDLGKEGTVGLITYMRTDSTRISETAQEEAKEYILNAYGNDYLAQEKKKEKKQTNSQDAHEAIRPTSAMRKPSDVKEFLSRDQFRLYKLVWERFLASQMSSAVMDTMAVDLKNGEVTFRANGSKVKFPGFMKLYVEGSDDQVEEKEKQLPNLEEGEVAYSKDIEPKQHYTQPPPRYTEARLVKTLEELGIGRPSTYAPTLDTIQKRGYVALENKRFVPTELGGIVLELILEFFPEILDVEFTAKMETDLDKVEEGSVQWVKVIDEFYRDFEKRLEKAEKEMREVEIKDEPAGEDCESCGSPMVFKMGRYGKFMACSNFPECRNTKPIVKEIGVKCPTCEEGNIVERKSKKKRTFYGCDRFPSCEFISWDKPIARKCPKCESLLVEKKQKKGTQVVCTSCDYKEETQQ